ACGCTTTCGCGCCAGACGATGAACAATACCTGTCCCATGTGCGGCCCCTTATTTGACGACGATCACGCCCTGCGTGGTCGCCATGTGGAATTCGTCGTAGAACTTGTACTGCCCGGGCGACAGCGGCCCCAGCACCACGAAGCTGTCCGCCCCCGGCGCCAGTACCTTTTCCTTGCGCAGCTGCAGGCTTTCGAACTCGGCGGCGGTCTTGCCCTTATTGACGATTTCGATCTTGAAACGGACGCCGGCCGGCACGTTGATCTGGTGGCTGCTGATCTTGCCGTCGTTGAGTTCCAGCCGGAACACCGGCAGGTCGGCGGCAACAGCGGTGCTCAGTGCGCCCGGCAGCAGCAGCGCGAGGGCCAGTAGACGAATGGCGTTACCCATGGTGGTTTCCCGTGATGTAAAGCGATACAGCGCCGCGGCAAGGCCGACGGCGCTGATCAGTATCCAGAACGGCGAGGCTTAGTAGCCGCCCTTCTTGCCGATACCGGCGTAGGTGAACTCGTAGTTGAGGTCGAACGGCTTGAACCAGGCGCCAACGCCGGTTTCCTTGTCCACGTGGCGGCCAAAGTGGGCATGCGGGTTCATGCTCGGCGGCATGATGGTGAACTTGAGCTTGTACTTGCCCGGGCCCATCAGCTTGACGTTATCGCCGTAGTGCGGGCCGTCGGAGGCCACCATCGGCATGAAGTCGCCCTTGATCACATCCTTGCTGCCCACTTTCTGCAGCTCGTACTTGATCATCAGGTAGGGCATCCAGTCGCCTTCGCCAAAACCGTTGGGGTTGCCCTTCACCGCGTGGATGTCGGCTTCCAGATGCACGTCGGATTCCTCCGCCTTGCGCATCATGCCTTCCGGTTCCATTTTCACCGGCTGCAGGTATACCGCGCCGATCTCCAGCCCGGCCTTGATCTGCGGTTTGCCAATCGGATATTCCGCCGCCGCAGCCAGCAGCGGCAGAGTGAGCAGGCTTGCGGCCAACAGTGCGCTACGCATACGCATCATCGATTCCCCTTGCGAATTGGATTGCTGCCAGCCAAGCGGGCCAGCCAGGACACAACGGGCGAGATAGTAATATTTATGAGAACTATTATCAATAGTGTTCAAAGAAATGGCCGGGCAACTGCCCGGCCACTGCTTACATGCAGGCTCTCAGTCCCAGTAGCCGGGGCTGGCGTACACCTCGCGCAGGTGATCGATAAACAGCCGCACCCGCCCCGGCAGGTAGCGGCGCTGCGCCATGACCGCGTACACCGGGTAGTCCGGCGAGGAATACTTGTCCAGCACCGCCACCAGCCGGCCCTCGCCGATGTCGTCCTTTACCTCCCACATCGAGCGCCAGGTCAGGCCCAGGCCCTGCAGCGCCCAGTCGTGCAGCACCGCGCCGTCGTTGCATTCCAGTGCGCCGCGCACCTTGAGGTTGAGCAGCTCGCCGCCCTGCTTGAAGGTCCAGCCGCGGCCCTGGCTTTCGCCCAGCGTCAGGCAATCGTGGCTGGCCAGGTCGTCCAGCGTCTTTGGCGTGCCGCGGCGCGCCAGGTAGGCGGGCGAGGCCACCACCACGCGGCGGTTTTCCGCCAGCCGCACGGCGATCAGGCTGGAGTCGGACAGGTCGGAGATGCGGATCGCGCAGTCGATGCGGTCGCGCGCCAGGTCCACCAGCCGGTCGGACAGGTCCAGCGCCACCCGCAGGTCCGGGTGCTTGTGCAGGAAGCTGGCCACGTGCGGCGCCACGTGCTGGCGGCCAAAGCCGGCCGGCGCCGACACCCGCAGCTGGCCGCGCGCACGGCCGCTGCCGCTGGCAATCGCTGACTCGGCTTCTTCCAGCTCGGCCAGGATGCGCAGGCAGTCTTCGTAGAAGGCACTGCCTTCCTGCGTCAGCGCGATGCTGCGCGTGGTGCGCACCAGCAGCTTGGCCCCCAGGCGGTGCTCCAGTGCGTCCAGCCGGCGGCCGATGATGGCCGGCACCACCTGCTCTTGCCGTGCCGCTGCCGACAGGCTGCCAAGATTCACCACTGAAACGAAGGTTTCCAGTTGCTTGAACACGTCCATTTCCGCACCAAAAGTAAAAGATGTTGTGGCATTTTAGCGCTTTGCGCAGCGCAGCAACATGGCTACACTGGCCGTCATAACAGCATGACCGGCAAGCCTTTGCAGCATGGCAACAGCCGCCGCCAGCCACAGACGGATATCCACAGAAACAAGTCTACAGAGAGAGCTTCCATGACTGCGCGCATCCAGAAACACCGCCTGGCCGTTGCGGCCAACCTTCACGACTTCATCGAGCAGGAAGCCCTGCCCGGCAGCGGCATCGCCAGCGACACGTTCTGGCAGGGTTTCGACGCCATCGTGCACGAGCTGGGCCCGAAGAACCGTGCGCTGCTGGCCGAGCGTGACCGCCTGCAGGCCGCCATCGACGAGTGGCACCGCGCCCACCCCGGCCCGATTGCCGACATGGCTGGCTACAAGGCCTTCCTGGGCAGCATCGGCTACCTGCAGCCGGTGCCGGCCGACAGCCGCATCGACACCAGCAATATCGACAGCGAACTGGCCGAGCAGGCCGGCCCGCAGCTGGTGGTGCCGGTGATGAACGCCCGCTACGCGCTGAATGCGGCCAACGCCCGCTGGGGCAGCCTGTACGACGCGCTGTACGGTACCGATGCCATCAGCGAAGCCGACGGCGCCGGCAAGAGCGGCGGTTACAACCCGCTGCGCGGTGGCAAGGTCATCGCCTTCGGTCGCGAGTTCCTGGACCAGGCCGCGCCGCTGGAAGGCGGCTCGCACAAAGATGCTACCGCCTACCGCGTGGCCGACGGCCAGCTGCAGGTAGCACTGCAGAACGGCAGCGTGTGCAGCCTGAAGCAGCCGGCACAGTTCATCGGCTACAACGGCGATGCAGCAGCCCCGAGTGGCGTGCTGCTGAAGAACAACGGCCTGCACTTCGAGATCCAGATCGACAAATCCAGCGCCATCGGCGCACAGGATGGCGCCGGCGTGAAGGACATCGTGATGGAGGCTGCCATCAGCACCATCATGGACTGCGAAGACTCGGTTGCCGCGGTGGATGCCGATGACAAGGTAGTGGTGTACCGCAACTGGCTGGGCCTGATGCTGGGCACGCTGAGCGAAGAAGTAGCCAAGGGCGGCAAGAGCTTCACCCGCCGCCTGAATGCCGACCGCCGCTACAGCACCGCCGCCGGTGGCGAGCTGACCCTGCATGGCCGCAGCCTGCTGTTCATCCGCAACGTCGGCCACCTGATGAGCAACCCGGCAATCATCGACGGCGAAGGCCGCGAGATCCAGGAAGGCATCATGGATGCGGTGGTGACCACCCTGATCGCGCTGCACGACCAGCAGCGCAAGGGCAACTCGCGCACCGGCTCCATCTATATCGTGAAGCCGAAGATGCACGGCCCGGCGGAAGTAGCCTTCGCCGACGAGCTGTTCGGCCGCGTGGAGCAGCTGCTGGGCCTGCCGCAGTACAGCGTGAAGCTGGGCATCATGGATGAAGAGCGCCGCACCAGCGTGAACCTGGCCGCCTGCATTGCCGCCGCGCGCCGCCGCGTGGCCTTCATCAACACCGGTTTCCTCGACCGCACCGGCGACGAGATGCACACCGCGATGGAAGCCGGCCCGATGATCCGCAAGGGCGACATGAAGACCTCCAGCTGGATCACCGCCTACGAACGCAACAATGTGCAAGTGGGCCTGGCCAGCGGCCTGCGTGGCCGCGCGCAGATCGGCAAGGGCATGTGGGCGATGCCGGACCTGATGGCCGAGATGCTGAAGCAGAAGATCGGCCACCCGAAAGCCGGCGCCAACACCGCCTGGGTACCCTCGCCCACCGCCGCCGTGCTGCACGCGCTGCACTACCACCAGGTGAACGTGCAGCAGGTACAGCAGCAGCTGGAAGCGCAGCCGGCCGCCGAACTGCTGGACGACCTGCTGACCATTCCGGTTGCGGCCAAGCCCGATTGGTCCGCCGCCGACATCCAGCAGGAGCTGGACAACAACGCGCAGGGCATCCTGGGCTACGTGGTGCGCTGGGTGGACCAGGGCGTGGGCTGCTCCAAGGTGCCGGACATCCACAACATCGGCCTGATGGAAGACCGCGCCACGCTGCGCATCTCCAGCCAGCACATCGCCAACTGGCTGCGCCACGGCATCGTGACCGAGGCGCAGGTGCGGGAAACCCTGCAGCGCATGGCCGCGGTGGTCGATCAGCAGAACGCCGGCGATGCCGCCTACCGCAATATGGCCGGCAACTTCGACAGCTCGGTGGCCTTCAAGGCCGCCAGCGACCTGGTGTTCAAGGGCTGCGCGCAGCCGTCCGGCTACACCGAGCCGCTGCTGCACGCCTGGCGCCAGGTGGCCAAGGCACAGTAAGCCACGCCTTCTTGTTGCACCGCAAAGCGCCCCACCGGGCGCTTTTTTCTTGCCCGTTACCACAACTGTTTTCGTAGCCGGACATTCCAAATGGTTTGGTTTATGCCAAAATCCTTAACAATGCTGTACCGGACATAAGCACCCGCCACCCCGGCGGTGGAGAAGCAATTGGATAATCTGACCACCAGCCTCGGCACCCAGGCCGGCTACCGGCCCGTTTCACTGCAACGCCTGCGCCAGGCGCCCGCCGCCGCACGCGGCCTGCTGCTGGCTGCCTGGCTATTGTCGGTGCTGGCCGCGGTAGGCCTGGGGCTGGGCGTGGTGATCTGGCAGTGGTCCGGCATGCCGATGCACTTTGGCGGCGTGTCGTTCTACGTATCGGTGTACCCGCCGCTGACGCTATGCCTGCTGTGGTGCCTGCTGTTCGGCCTGGGCTGGGGCGCGCTGCCCGCCTACGCCGCCACCTTCTGCCTGTCGCTGTACGCCGGGCTGCCGCCGGGCTGGGCGGCGCTGTTCGCGCTGTCCAACCCGCTGGGGCTGGCGGTGTTCTCCATCACCTACCGCGCGCTGCCGGTGCCGCTGAACCTGCGCACACTGGATTCGTTGTTCTTCTTTGCGCTGATCGCCTTCTTCAGCAGCGTGTTCAGCGCCAGTGGTGCCTTCATCTGGATCTACACCAACAGCATGGGCTCCAGCGATGCCTTCGGGCTGTGGCAGGGCTGGTGGCTGGGCAACTTCCTGCAGCTGCTGCTGATCTGCGGCCCGCTGCTGTACCTGCTGGCCACACCGCTGGCCCGCTGGCGCGACCGCCAGCTGTTCCGCAGCCAGCGGCAGCCACATACCAGCATGCGCTGGATCCTGCCGGCGGCCAGCATCGTGATCGGTGGGGTGTACCTGTATATCGCGCTGTCGTTCTGGCTCAGCCGCAATGCGGTGCGCAGCAGCGAGATGCTGGGCACCGTTGCCGGCTGGCGGCACGCCAGCGAGCTGATCGCCGCATCGTCATCCGCCGTGTACCTGGTGGTGGCCATCATGTTCCTGGCCATGGGCTTCCTGGGCTACCGCTTCGTGCGCAGCTGGGCGCGCCAGCTGCAGCAGGCAGTCACCGCCGCCGAGGAGGCCAACCGCGCCAAGTCGGGCTTTCTGGCGCGCATGAGCCACGAGATACGCACCCCGATGAACGCCATCATCGGCCTGAGCGGCCTGGCGCTGCAGCAGCCGCAGGTGGCGCCGCGCGAGCGCGACTATCTGCAGAAAATCCGCTCGGCGGCGGATTCGCTGCTGGTGATCATCAACGACATCCTGGATTTCTCCCGCGCCGAGATGGGCAAGCTGGCGCTGGAGCAGCGCCCGTTCCAGCTGGAGGCGCTGCTGCAGGCACAGGTGGACCAGCTGCGCCTGCCCCTGGCGCAGAAGTCGCTGCCCTTGCTGGTGCGGGTGGCGCCGGAGGTGCCGCAAGTGCTGCACGGCGATACCGTGCGCCTGGGCCAGGTGCTGCTCAATCTGCTGAGCAATGCGGTGAAGTTCACCGACCACGGGGAGGTCCACCTCGACATCAGCTGCCTTGCCCGCACGCCAGACCACGTCACACTGCAGTTTGCCGTCAGCGACAGCGGCATCGGCATCGACGCCGCCAAGCTGGCGCAATTGTTCGAGCCGTTCACCCAGGCCGACGAATCCATCAGCCGCCGCTACGGTGGCACCGGGCTGGGGCTGGCGATTTGCCAACAGCTGGTCAATGCCATGGGCGGCACCATCACGACAACAAGCGAGGTTGGCCGCGGCAGCTGCTTCCGCTTCAGCCTGCCGCTGCCCTGCGAGGCCGGCAGCCAGCTGCCGCCACTGCCCGAGCCGCTGTCGGTACTGCTGATCGAGCGCAGCGATCACGGCCGGGCCAATACCCAGCAGCAATTGCAGCAGCTGGGCGCCAGTGTGCGCGGCGCCAGCGGGCTGGGTGCCGCCCGTGCCCAGCTGGAACAGGGCTACCGGCCGCAGTGGGTCATAACCGAGCTGCCGGCACAGACCAGCACGCATGACTACCTGGCCCAGCTGCGCAGCCTGCTGGCCGCCGATACCCACGTGCTGCTGTTGGCCGCAAGCGACGCGTTGCCGGCAGAACTGCCCGCGGAATGGCAGCTGCTGGAGCCGCCACTGCTGCCGGGCAAGCTGCGCGCGGCACTGCTGACCAACGGTCAGCAGGCTGCCGTGGAAGACACCGCCATGGCGGAAGCACCAGGCCGCCGCCTGCACGGCAAGCGCATCCTGCTGGCCGAGGACAACCCCATCAACCAGCAGATCGCCAGCGAGCTGCTGCAGGCCGCCGGCGCCCAGGTGTGGTGCGCGGAAAACGGCATCCAGGCGGTGGACATGGCGCTGCACAACCTGTTCGACGCCATCCTGATGGACATCCACATGCCGCAGCTGGACGGCCTGAGCGCCGCGCGCCGCATCCGCGAACAGGGGCTGCGCCTGCCCATCATCGCCGTTACCGCCCATGCTTTCGATTCTGCCCGCGACGAAGCCATTGCCGCCGGCATGGACGACCACCTGCCCAAGCCCTTCACCCCGGAACAGCTCTACCACACGGTAAGCCAGCACGTGGACCCGGCCCCGGTGGACATCCCCGCCCCGGCCGACCCCACGCTGCAGCCGCCGGCCGGGCTCAGCACCAGCCAGTACCTGTCGGTGCTGGGCAAGTTCCGCAAATACCACGCCGGCGATGCCGACCTGCTGCGCCAGGCCGCCACCCGCCAGGATGTGCCGGAAATCCAGCGCATCGCCCACAACCTGAAAAGCGTGGCGCACTACATCAACGCACCGCAGGTGCAACAGCTGGCGCAAAGCCTGGATGTAGCCGCCAAGGAAGGCAACGCCCCGGGCGAGCTGGTGGCGCAGCTGGCGCAGGCGCTGGACGAGGTGCAGCAGGCACTGGCGCGGCAGCTGCCGCCGGGAGCCTGAACGCTGCTTCACGACCCCGGTGCGGCAGTCAGCGTGACTGCCGGCCGACTACCAGGAGGAGTCATGCAAAAAGCACTGTTGGCCGCATTGTTGGCCTGTCTGCCGCTGGCATCGTTCGCCAGCGACGTGGAAGTGGATCTGGGCAAGCGCGATGACATCGCCAAACTGTTCTCCTACCCCAACTGCCAGCAGAACTGCCCTGCACCGGCACCTTCGCTGGAGATGACCGTCAGCCACTGGCTGATGCAGAACACCCTGCGCGACGCCAGCGCCACCAACGCCAAGGTGGCGCCGGCAGTGGAAGTGCGCAACGATAGCGATCACATCAAGGCCACCATCCGCAACGCCCCGGCCGACGACTACGGCACGGTGATCCAGTCCTACCTGGCCATTGGCCAGCTGGGCTACCAGGGCGCGCAAGCGGTGCAACAGGCAGGCATCTGGCAGTCGGACTGGCGCTTCTTCCTGACCCTGGGCATGGCGATGCGCAACCACCGCACCGTGCAGCTGCTGCACTTCCCGCCGGATACCGTGCTCAACGACAGCCAGGACTACCTGACCGCCGCCACCACCCTGCGCTGGGCGCAGGTGCTGGGCTACAACGGCATGAACGTGCGTGACAACGGCCTGTACCAGACCATCGCCGACATCGCCCCCATCGCCGCCCCGGCCAGCGCCGGCAGTGCGCTCACCGGCACCTACAGCTACTTCAGCCAGTACACCGCCGCACTGCTGAACAGCTGGACCGCGCCGGCGCCCGGCGGCAGCACGGTACGCCCGATGGTGGCGCTGGGCGGCCCGGCACGCGCCTGGTTCGCGCAGCAGTACCTGCCGGAGGGCAGCAAGTTCGACGTACTGCAGCTGGCCAAGGTGGACATCGGCAATAACAAGCAGGTACCGGTACTGGGCGGCAACCACCCCAGCTACATCTGGTATGCCGGCAGCGACCAGGAGGGCATTGCCATCATGGGGCAGGATCTGGAAGTGGCCTGCTGGCAGAACACCATGGGCCAGAAACCGGACGGCGATGCACAGGGCGTGCTGGACAGCTGCAAGACCACCTGGCAGAACGACAGCAATATGGTCTGCCGCCTGTACTACACCTCGATCAAGAACATGAGCGCTGCCGACGCCAAGGCAAAGTGTTCGTAAACCACTGCGCCTGAGCGCCCTCCCCCAAGGCCGGCCCGCATGGAAATGCCGGCCGGCCTTGCCTAGTATTCAATACGACAGACTTGAAAATCTGCCGCATGGTTGCGGCTTGCCGCCATGTGTACACCAGGCTTGCACACGCCTCGCCGGGCGGGGCCTAGCCTGCCCGTCATTGCCGCGGACTCCCCGCAGCGGAGCGCCCACATGGCCAACCTCCCCCCTCCTCGCAGCCGCACGCGGCTGATGTGCCAGCTGACGCTGGTGGGTGGCATCCTGGGGATTCTGCTGGCGCTGCTACTGGCCTGGAGCGCCTACCAGCAGGCGTTGTCACGCAGCCGGCACGAGCTGCTGAGCGCCGGCGACCGGCTGGTGGCCAGCATTGATCACGAGTTGTTGATCCGCCGCAGCACCCTGCACGCCATGCAGGTACTGGCCGAGCAATACCTGGCCGAACGCAGCCCGCTGGCCTGGGATGTGCACCCGTTCCTGCTACCGCAGCCGGCGTACCACGGCTACTCGCTGCAGCTGCCCAACGGCTTCGACTACCAGGAGCTGGGCAATATCACCGGGCTGGGCGACGTACCGCCGGCGGAGTCGCAGGCGCTGCGCGAAATGCAGATGGCGCTGGCGCTCACCCCGCTGTTCCGCACCCTGATCGCCCGCGACCCGGACACCCCGTGGGTGTACTACACCTCGGCGGAGCGCTTCATGTACCTGTACCCGCGGGTGGAGGTGAGCGACTTCTTCGTCACCCCGCAGACCTTCGGCATGAAGTTCTTCATGGGCGCGCACCCCGCCTACAACCCCGGCGGCCTGCTGATCTGGACGCCGGTGTACCAGGACCTGGCCGGCAAGGGCTGGATGGTGACCATCTCCGCGCCGGTGCACGACCGCGGGCGCTTTCGCGGCGCCATCAGCGTGGACATCTCCACCAACCGCCTGGCCTGGCTGCTGGAGCGTGTGCCCATCGCCCACACCGCGCGCCACCTGCTGCAGGCCGACGGCGCCCGGCTGGCCAGCATAGGTGGCCCGCCCCCGCTGCTGGTGCCGCAGAACTGGCCGCAGCACACCCTGCGCGAAAACGGCCAGCACCTGCGCGCGGTGTTCCCGCTGGAAGTGAACAACTGGTACCTGGTACTGGATAGCGATGCGCAGGCCTTGCGCCAAGAAGCACTGCGGCAATCGTTGCCGCTGTGGCTATTGGCACTGTTCCTCTGTGGCGGCCTGCTGCTGGTGCTGGGCCTGCTGCGCAGCCAGGGCAAGATCGAGGAGCTGTCCACCCACGACTGGCTGACCGGGCTATGGAACCGGCGTGCCTTCGACGAACAGCTGCATACCGCGCTGGCGCTGCTGAGGCGCGGCGGCAGCACGCTGGCGCTGATCCTGTTCGACGTGGACGACTTCAAGCACTACAACGACACCCTGGGCCACCCGGCCGGCGACAAGGCGCTGCAGGATATTTCCCACGCCATCCAGCAAGTGGCGCAGCGTGCCGACGACCGCGTCTACCGCCTGGGCGGCGAGGAATTCGCCATTCTCACCAACCAGCCGGACAACGAACGCCTGGCCATCTTCATGCAGCACATCGGCAGGGCGGTGCGCGAACAGGACATCCAGCACCCCGGCAGCCAGCGCGGCGTGCTCACCATCTCGCTGGGCGGCGTGCTGCTGCACCACGGTGCGCAGCCGCAGGCGGCCGATGCCTACCGCCAGGCCGACAAGGCGCTGTACCAGGCCAAGGCGCAGGGCAAGGATTGCGGCTGCTGCTACAGCGGCGACTAGGCTACACCTGCACCGATGGCACCGACTTCATGCAGCGCAGGGTGAAGTGCGAGCGGCTGTGGCGAATGCCCTGGATCTTGTACAGCTTCTCGCGCAGAAAGCGCTCGTAGCCGGCAGTGCCGTCCACCGCCACCTTGATCATGTAGTCGTACTCGCCGCTCAAGAGATGGGCTTCCAGCACCTCCGGCAGCGCCGCCAGCTCCTCGCCGAAGCGCGCCAGGGTGTCTTCCTCATGCGCGTTCAGCGTCACCTCTATCATCACCGTGTCGCGCAGCCCCATCTTCTTCTGGTCGATCAGCGCCACATAGCCCTGGATATAACCTTCCTTCTCCAGCAGCCGGGTGTGCTTCCAGCACGCCGACGGCGACATGCCCACCCGCTCCGCCAGCTCGGCGTTGGACAGCCGCGCATTGCGCTGCAGCTCGCGCAGGATGTTTCTGTCCTGCGCGCTCAATGTGAATTCGCTTTCCTGCATTTTCCACCTCGGAAACATTTATCACCAGAATCGGCAATACAGGAAACATTCTAGCCGCAAGCATGGCAACTGGCAGCCAGTTCGAAAGCCTGTTCACCGCCGGCAGGCATACACTTTTCCCACCTTGCATGCAGGCAGACAGCCGGCCACCCGCCAGCTGCCCAGCGCCGGCCACCCCGCCGCCGCGCTGCCTGGCGCCAACGCCGCCGCCCACCAGGCTGGCCGCCGTCGCGCAGCGTGCCAAAACAAGAGGTCGGCAAGCGCCGGGACAAAGCCAGTCGCCCACCGGGCGCACAAAAAGCATGCGGCCAACCCTGCATCCCCCAGGGTTGGCCGCATTGTTTTGCTGCTGTGCGAGAAAAAGATACTAGCCGCTGGCTAGAGCTATTTCGGCAGATAGGGAGGCGTCGCCTGCTTGCAGGTCACCAATGCCTGATCACCATCCGTAAGTGTGCCAAACCTGAAATGGCAGTATTGGAAATATTCCGCCCGCTCTTCACGCGACAGGCTATCGAGCCTCTTGTCATCTGCCTCGCTGGCAAATATGTCATGGAACCTTAGCCGCAGCGTTGGGTGTTGCTTCAGGAAGAAATGCATCTGGACCTCATCGTCCAGATAGGATTCAAAATAACCGACAAAAAGCCACGTCAGCAGCAAACCCGACATGGCCACGCAGATCACCACCCATCGGGTAAAGCGCAATCGCACAGTTTTTCCTTTCAACATGACTACCCAGGCAGCGACAAGCCGAGTTTATTCCGCAACGTCTTCACGAATACCAGGCCGATATTGCCGGGGCAGATTTTCCCCTCTCCCAATTGCCTCGGAAATTCGCGATGACCACCCAGTTTTTTTATCTCGAAGAATTGCTGGAGAACCCTGACAAGCGTCTCCACCGACTCCGCTTGCATGGCGGGGATGGCGGGCGGATGAGCTAGCCCCATGGCACTGAGCACTGTTCGCGCCATGGCAACAAAATCCTTCCCCTCTTCGGCGGTGGTCAGATTTTCCAGAAGCATTACACCGATAACACCGGTATTGAAATTGTGGACATGCTCGCCTTTGAAGCGGATATCCCGCCCCTCATATACCGTGCCAAAACAATCTATTGCATAGTGGTAGGCAATATCATCCGCCGCCGCCCGGGATTTTCCCATCTGCATTTCCTGGATTTGCTGCAGTTGCAGAGCCGCAGGCCCGCAACTGAAACTGCGTCCGGCATGATGAATAGCCACCTGCTGATAGTTCCAGTCATCGACCATGTTCCCATTCCGGCTTTTGTGTGCAGCCCAATCCGAGCGCGGGACAAACTCCACGCCGGCCCGACGCACGGCATGGATGATGGCTTCCCTGGTCGCAGCCCGGTCATTGATCGTGATTCTGGTAACAGGAAGCTGGCCAGCCTCCACCTTGACCAGCCTGGCTCTGGTTTCATATAGCCGCTGGCTCATGGCAGCTCGCGCCCGTGGAACACCGTACCGGGTGCAAGGAACGCAACCTGGATGGAGATTTCCTCTTCGCAGGCGGAGGTGATGCTTTCCGTATACCCCGCCTTATCGGTGACACCAGCCGTCTCCCTACCATCAGCGTGCATCACGGTGTAACGACGATTTGCCAGCGGTTTCCTGCTTTCGGAATCGACGATCAAAAAGCGATGCCCGTATAGCAAGCCTGCTCGGGCTTCTGACCGGAACACTTCAGGGGCCATTGCATGAGTCGATGCAGTTTTGGCATCCGGAACGATGTCTATCGTGGCCTGCAGCTGCGTCGCAATCAGCACCGCCCCGCAAGAGGTGTGCATGCCCTCTACAGCCACATTCTTGCCGAAGTAGCTGACATTCTCGGCGGCAGCCACGATGACAAATGCCTGCTTGCACAACGGGCAATAGCCTTTATGCCCGATACCGGATGCCGGCTTGCCATAAACATGCAAGCTGGAAAACGCCTCCAGCAGCACCCCGCCATGCGTGGTGGGGTCCCCCAGACGAATGATGGCCCGCTTGGTCATGACATGCTCCTGGCTCGTGATGAAAACCCGGCAATTATCTTTTTGTCATCGAGAGCCAGAAATAACGGTTCACCATGCTTTAGAAATACGGTTCGTCCCGATTTGCCTGAGCCAGGCTAATCAAGCGCACAAAAAGCATGCGGCCAACCCTGCATCCCCCAGGGTTGGCCGCATTGTGCTGTTTGTCGTTGCGAATCAGTCCTGCTGCTGCAGCGCGCGGGTAATGAAATGACGCGGCACGCGCGGCTTGGGTACCCGCACGTCGAACCACTGCTGCACGTTCATCTCCAGGCCGATGCCGTGCATGAAGTTGTACAGCGCCTTGTTCAGCGCGCGGCCCATGGCTTCGTGGTCGGTGCCGGTGGGGTCGATGAAGCCCACGTCGTTGCGGGCGAAGGTGATGTCCGGCTGCGGAATCAGCTGCACGCCGTATTCGTCCGGGTTCTGCCCTACCGGCGAGTGCACGGTGCAGGCGAAGCGGTGGAAGAAACCGCTCTGGATGCAGCCGTTGTCGAACAGCTGGCGCACGTATTCCAGCGCGTCCACGGTGTCCTGCACC
This Vogesella sp. LIG4 DNA region includes the following protein-coding sequences:
- a CDS encoding peptidoglycan recognition family protein, with protein sequence MSQRLYETRARLVKVEAGQLPVTRITINDRAATREAIIHAVRRAGVEFVPRSDWAAHKSRNGNMVDDWNYQQVAIHHAGRSFSCGPAALQLQQIQEMQMGKSRAAADDIAYHYAIDCFGTVYEGRDIRFKGEHVHNFNTGVIGVMLLENLTTAEEGKDFVAMARTVLSAMGLAHPPAIPAMQAESVETLVRVLQQFFEIKKLGGHREFPRQLGEGKICPGNIGLVFVKTLRNKLGLSLPG
- a CDS encoding PAAR domain-containing protein; its protein translation is MTKRAIIRLGDPTTHGGVLLEAFSSLHVYGKPASGIGHKGYCPLCKQAFVIVAAAENVSYFGKNVAVEGMHTSCGAVLIATQLQATIDIVPDAKTASTHAMAPEVFRSEARAGLLYGHRFLIVDSESRKPLANRRYTVMHADGRETAGVTDKAGYTESITSACEEEISIQVAFLAPGTVFHGRELP
- a CDS encoding diguanylate cyclase, which codes for MANLPPPRSRTRLMCQLTLVGGILGILLALLLAWSAYQQALSRSRHELLSAGDRLVASIDHELLIRRSTLHAMQVLAEQYLAERSPLAWDVHPFLLPQPAYHGYSLQLPNGFDYQELGNITGLGDVPPAESQALREMQMALALTPLFRTLIARDPDTPWVYYTSAERFMYLYPRVEVSDFFVTPQTFGMKFFMGAHPAYNPGGLLIWTPVYQDLAGKGWMVTISAPVHDRGRFRGAISVDISTNRLAWLLERVPIAHTARHLLQADGARLASIGGPPPLLVPQNWPQHTLRENGQHLRAVFPLEVNNWYLVLDSDAQALRQEALRQSLPLWLLALFLCGGLLLVLGLLRSQGKIEELSTHDWLTGLWNRRAFDEQLHTALALLRRGGSTLALILFDVDDFKHYNDTLGHPAGDKALQDISHAIQQVAQRADDRVYRLGGEEFAILTNQPDNERLAIFMQHIGRAVREQDIQHPGSQRGVLTISLGGVLLHHGAQPQAADAYRQADKALYQAKAQGKDCGCCYSGD
- a CDS encoding Lrp/AsnC family transcriptional regulator, translating into MQESEFTLSAQDRNILRELQRNARLSNAELAERVGMSPSACWKHTRLLEKEGYIQGYVALIDQKKMGLRDTVMIEVTLNAHEEDTLARFGEELAALPEVLEAHLLSGEYDYMIKVAVDGTAGYERFLREKLYKIQGIRHSRSHFTLRCMKSVPSVQV